CCAGGGGTTGACGGCATCCAGCTGGACCCGCCGTCGCACGAGCGCATGAATCAGCCGGACCTTGCGCGTCGCGAGCCAACCCACTCCTCCCTCCTCCAATTCACCGGGCTGCATGACATTCACGACCATCTGCGCCGTGTCGCAGAGACGGCGGATGGGATCGTCCTTCAGCCGGCGTGAACGATGAACCACTTGGACGCCATGGCCTGCGGCGTAGGCGAGTGGCAGGGAATAGGAGCCCAGGATCATGAGCACCTCCGGGCCATAGAGACCGAAGACGTGCTGCCCTCCTGCGATCACGTCCCGGTCCACGAGGTCGATTCGTGGCAGCGCCGTCAGGTAGCTCCGCACTAATGGATCGGCCTCGGGCATCCGCTGGGTGCGAAACAACTCTCGCAGCAAGCGATCCAGCGACTCCGGGCCCCGGGTCGCGACGTACTCGGCGATCAGGTCGTCCACGCCGGGGTCACCGACGCTCCGCATCCTGTCCAGCCATTCACTACTCGCGTTGAACATGGACTACTCCTCCGGAACCACCACGAGTTTGATGCCGTGCCGCTTGGCGAGCGCGCCAATCCCTCCGTCCGTCACCACGTAGGTCGAATTCCCGCGAGGCTCGGCCCCCCGGATGGGCTCCGGCGCCTGTGGCAGCAGATCGCATATCTGCTGGACGCACTCCCGCGCGCTCAACCCGCGCTTGAACTGTCCGGCGGCGTCCATCCAGCGAGTCATCCAGCGGAAAGCCCTCTCGTGGAAGTCCTCGTCGAGGTACGCGCGATGCAGGTCGTGCTGGAGCCCTTGAAGTTGTACGGAGGGTTGCTCGCGCTTCACCAGGATCAATTCAATCAAGTCACCCATCCGCCGGTAGGCCTGCTTCGCGGTCAGCTCCAACGTCGCCGCGAGCTCGAAGAAGGCGCGCGTGTCCATCGTGCCGAGCTCCCGTGCGAAGTCCGGCACAGCCCCCGGGACGAGCGCAGCGCCGGCCATCACGAAGAGCCGAGCGAGGGCCTGGCCCAAGGTCGGTCGCGTCGGCGTGAGGCTGCACAGCAGCCGCCCCTCCAGCGAGCCGATGACCTGAAGCAGCTCGGGAGACAGCGGCCCGCCCCCGGCGCTCATCAGCCCGGAAGCGAGGCGCGCACGTGTCAATTCCGTGTGTACCGCTTCCTCTTGCCAAATTTCCGTCAACGCATCCCAAGCCGCGTGCTCCGCCCCGCTCTCCGGATTGGGCAGGCGCTCATTGCGCTGGGCCTCGCCATACACGTGGTACACGAGCGCCTCCCGGCGCGCCGCGATCTCGAGCCAGGCGCGCAACTCGCCCTCCGGATCTCCGATGAACTTCTGCCTGTACTCCGCGGCGAGCACGTTTGTCTCGGTGACGATCTTGTAATTCAGTCCGTTCATGACACTCCCAGGTTAACAACGGGAGAGGCGATTTTCCGTCTGTTATTGCCGGAAAGATGTTTACACCACTCGCGTAAACATCATTCAGGTGGCGCGCGGTCGCGCTCGTGCCCCAAGATCCGTGGCGAACCTTTTCGGGCACGAACTCGCAAGAAGTTGCGCCAGGACTTGAGTCCTGAATCCAGCCGACTTTGCGCGGAGCGTTTAATGAATAGCTACAGGGAAATCCACCTACGTTTCACGCAAAACGGGCCGGATTCGTACCGGGTCGCCGTGGATTCCACTTCAGTCGGCAGCGCCAGTGCGACCACGCCCTTGCACCTGCCCCTGTCTCGCCTACGGGATCTGCAGCTCCAGATTCAGGCGGCATTGCTGCAGTCGAGATCATGTGACGCGAAAATTGACGATGAGCTCGCGCGGCTCGGCGATGCATTGTACGAGGCGATCTGCCCGCCGGGCCGGGTGCGCGAGATCCTGACGCTCTCGCTTGGCGGCGTGCTCTTTTCGTCCGATGAGCAACAGCAGCGGCTGCGTCTCTTCCTGCACTTCGACCCCTGTGACTCAGAGCTCGCGTGGCTCGCCGAGTTTCCCTGGGATGTCTTGCGGATCCCCCCCGTCTCCCCGACTCGCCACGCGGCGTTGGACCATCGGCTCTCGATCGTCCGCTCGCTAGATGTGACACAACCGTCTCAGCAACGGGCGCTCGTTCGACCTCTGCGGGTGCTGCTGGTCCGCGCTGGAGCGCGCGGGTGTGGCGGTCTCCAGTTCGAGTCAGAGCAGGACAGCATCACCGATGCCCTATCGAGCATCGTCGGCGTCGAATGTGAGTCGTTGGATATGCCCACTCGCCTGGATTTGCGGCGCAAGCTTCGCGACTTCGACCCTCACGTGCTTCACTTCATGGGGCACGGCAAGGTGGATGAGAACACGGGGAATGGGTGGGTCTACCTGCGAGATGAGAAGGGGGCCCCCGTCCTGCTGCGCGCGCAGGACGTCGCGGAACTGTTCAGTAGCCGCTTCGCTCCGAGGTTGGTGGTCCTCAACGCGTGCCAGTCGGCGCGTGGGACGCTGTCGGTAACTGGCCACGGGAGCGTCGCTGGAGCGCTAGTCTCCCAGGGAGTCGCTGCGGTCATCGCCATGCAGTTCGCGATCTCCGATGGGGCGGCGAGGGCGTTTACTGCGGAGTTCTACACCTGCCTCGCGAAGGGATCCTCGATAGATGACGCGGTCACCGAAGGCCGACTGGCCATGCGGTCGAAGGTGCCTGACTCATTCGAATGGTGCACCCCGGCCCTGTACATGCGCGCCGGGGTGGCGGGAGATCTGCTTCAGCGTGAGCTCCAGGAGCCCGCCGACCGGGTGGATTCCACCCCGGTCGTGTCCGGGGGCGCGCCCGCCGGAGACCTCGTCCTGCTCTGCCACGAAGCCTACGCCGAGACCCATTCCGCGCCCGAGGAGGAGGACGCCCCCGCGTTGTTCGCGCAGCGTCGGACGCGGAAAGTGTTGATCGATCAGAAGAAGCACTTGCAGAAACGCGAGTGGGCGTACGTGGAGCCTGCGGTGTATGCGCTCGTGGACCCCGAAGGTGGGTTGCAGCGCGCAATCTCCGAGCAGGGGACG
The sequence above is drawn from the Archangium gephyra genome and encodes:
- a CDS encoding CHAT domain-containing protein; amino-acid sequence: MNSYREIHLRFTQNGPDSYRVAVDSTSVGSASATTPLHLPLSRLRDLQLQIQAALLQSRSCDAKIDDELARLGDALYEAICPPGRVREILTLSLGGVLFSSDEQQQRLRLFLHFDPCDSELAWLAEFPWDVLRIPPVSPTRHAALDHRLSIVRSLDVTQPSQQRALVRPLRVLLVRAGARGCGGLQFESEQDSITDALSSIVGVECESLDMPTRLDLRRKLRDFDPHVLHFMGHGKVDENTGNGWVYLRDEKGAPVLLRAQDVAELFSSRFAPRLVVLNACQSARGTLSVTGHGSVAGALVSQGVAAVIAMQFAISDGAARAFTAEFYTCLAKGSSIDDAVTEGRLAMRSKVPDSFEWCTPALYMRAGVAGDLLQRELQEPADRVDSTPVVSGGAPAGDLVLLCHEAYAETHSAPEEEDAPALFAQRRTRKVLIDQKKHLQKREWAYVEPAVYALVDPEGGLQRAISEQGTTLLYYGFPLIPLAALAGHLVTTTRPVHVIEHDRESGRFTWSKATGEAIPELKLDQLLHSTGSAVRVRLSISSEVELDDCQEVLPDERVRLDLHFRLDEPGRGAVRLEKQALEYARKLRATFDRLVAGKRALDSVHLFAAVPVSVAFLLGRELASTGLPPCFVYNFASRDSPRYRWRLCLQAAVEGRPSVDILGE